One window of the Halobacillus litoralis genome contains the following:
- a CDS encoding ABC transporter ATP-binding protein, which translates to MSQEKLLEIKNLKQHFKTGRHSVVKAVDGLNFDIYKGETFGLVGESGCGKSTTGRTIIRLYDATEGEVFFEGDNVHGKKTRDQLKKFNREMQMIFQDPYASLNPRMKVEDIIAEGMDIHGLAKDAKARKAKVHELLETVGLNKEHANRYPHEFSGGQRQRIGIARALAVDPSFIIADEPISALDVSIQAQVVNLLKQLQEEKNLTYLFIAHDLSMVKYISDRIGVMYFGKMVELADSEELYKHPIHPYTQSLLSAIPLPDPDYERSRERFTYDPSQHDTSEEPEFREVRPGHHVLCTTKEFEQYQREHGTGE; encoded by the coding sequence ATGAGTCAAGAAAAATTATTAGAAATCAAAAATTTAAAACAGCACTTCAAAACAGGCCGGCATAGTGTCGTGAAAGCGGTAGATGGCTTGAACTTCGATATATACAAAGGAGAAACGTTCGGTTTAGTCGGTGAGTCCGGTTGTGGAAAGTCGACAACAGGCCGTACGATCATCCGTTTGTATGATGCAACAGAAGGGGAAGTTTTCTTCGAAGGCGACAATGTCCATGGGAAGAAAACCCGTGATCAGTTGAAAAAGTTCAACCGTGAAATGCAAATGATTTTCCAGGATCCCTATGCATCTTTGAACCCTCGTATGAAGGTTGAAGATATCATTGCAGAAGGTATGGATATTCATGGTTTGGCAAAGGACGCAAAAGCTCGTAAAGCTAAAGTCCATGAATTACTGGAAACCGTGGGTTTAAACAAAGAACACGCTAACCGTTATCCTCACGAATTCAGTGGCGGACAGCGTCAGCGTATCGGTATTGCACGTGCGTTAGCGGTAGATCCAAGCTTCATCATCGCTGATGAGCCGATTTCAGCGCTGGACGTATCGATTCAGGCACAGGTTGTCAACTTGCTCAAACAGTTGCAAGAAGAAAAAAATCTCACTTATTTGTTCATCGCCCACGATTTGTCGATGGTCAAATACATCAGTGATCGTATTGGTGTCATGTACTTCGGTAAAATGGTGGAGCTTGCGGATTCCGAAGAGCTGTACAAGCATCCAATCCACCCATACACACAATCGTTGCTTTCTGCGATTCCTCTTCCTGACCCGGATTATGAGCGTTCCCGTGAACGTTTCACATACGACCCGAGTCAGCACGATACGAGTGAAGAGCCTGAATTCCGTGAAGTGCGCCCAGGACATCACGTTCTTTGTACAACTAAAGAATTTGAACAATATCAAAGAGAACATGGTACAGGTGAATAA
- a CDS encoding ABC transporter ATP-binding protein has translation MEKLLEVKNMHVSFDTYGGEVKAVRGVNFDVKKGETLAIVGESGSGKSVTTKALMQLIPKPPGRIKEGEILFEGRDLAKMTEKQMQKIRGKEISMIFQDPMTSLNPTMKVGNQIMEGLIKHQKMSKTQAKKRVLELLELVGIPDAENRIKQYPHQFSGGMRQRVVVAIALACNPKLLIADEPTTALDVTIQAQILELMKDIQKKTDSGTIFITHDLGVVANVADRVAVMYAGKIVEVGTVDDIFYNPQHPYTWGLLGSMPSLDSADEELFAIPGSPPDLLNPPKGDAFAARNKYAMKIDLEEEPPMFKVSDTHYAATWLLHENAPDIEPPASVKKRIEGMANASSSSEGDHK, from the coding sequence ATGGAAAAACTACTTGAAGTCAAAAATATGCACGTATCCTTTGACACCTACGGCGGTGAAGTGAAAGCTGTACGTGGGGTCAACTTCGATGTGAAAAAAGGGGAAACACTTGCCATTGTCGGAGAGTCAGGTTCCGGGAAATCTGTAACGACGAAAGCTCTTATGCAATTGATTCCTAAGCCACCGGGTCGAATCAAAGAGGGAGAGATCCTTTTTGAAGGACGCGATTTAGCAAAAATGACTGAAAAACAAATGCAAAAAATACGCGGTAAAGAAATTTCGATGATTTTCCAAGATCCGATGACATCATTGAATCCAACGATGAAGGTCGGTAATCAGATCATGGAAGGTTTGATCAAACACCAGAAAATGAGTAAAACACAAGCGAAAAAACGTGTTTTAGAGCTTTTAGAACTTGTTGGAATACCAGATGCAGAAAACCGAATCAAACAATATCCACACCAATTCTCTGGTGGCATGAGACAGCGTGTTGTCGTTGCGATTGCCCTAGCTTGTAACCCGAAGTTGTTGATTGCCGATGAGCCGACAACAGCTTTGGATGTTACCATTCAAGCACAAATTCTTGAGCTTATGAAAGATATTCAGAAGAAAACGGATTCTGGTACGATTTTCATTACACACGATCTTGGTGTGGTTGCGAACGTAGCAGATCGAGTAGCTGTTATGTACGCGGGTAAAATCGTCGAAGTCGGTACCGTTGATGATATTTTCTATAATCCTCAACACCCTTATACATGGGGACTGCTTGGCTCAATGCCTTCTTTAGATAGTGCAGATGAAGAGCTTTTTGCGATTCCAGGTTCGCCACCAGATTTGCTGAATCCGCCGAAAGGGGACGCCTTCGCCGCTCGTAATAAATATGCTATGAAAATCGATTTAGAAGAAGAACCACCGATGTTCAAAGTGAGTGACACCCATTACGCAGCTACTTGGCTGCTTCATGAAAATGCACCGGACATCGAGCCTCCAGCGTCTGTCAAAAAGCGTATAGAAGGTATGGCGAATGCATCCAGCAGTTCGGAAGGTGATCACAAATGA
- the opp3C gene encoding oligopeptide ABC transporter permease, with protein sequence MDNNKPSKDLFVPVDMSSNDSEKIARPSLSFWQDSFIRLRKNVGAMIGLAVLIVLVVMAAFGPYMNEYGQFEQDLSRAKMPPKVEALSWLGMDGTLTSVQTADSLEKAEQNALMRFNNQEEYIKTEVLNDGSNGEPAKVEATYDAYGAKNMEENFWFGTDGLGRDLWTRTWMGTRVSLYIAVLAAAIDMLFGVAYGGISAYYGGRVDNIMQRIIEVIVGIPNLVLVILMILILEPGILSITIALAIAGWIGMARIVRGQVLKLKNQEFVLASRTLGAKDNRILRRHLIPNVLGLIIINTMFSIPSAIFFEAFLSFIGLGLPTPLASLGTLINDGFNSLQIYPHILLFPAIIISLIMIAFNVLADGLRDAFDPKMRE encoded by the coding sequence ATGGATAACAATAAACCATCGAAAGATTTATTCGTACCGGTAGACATGAGCAGCAATGATAGTGAAAAGATAGCGAGGCCGAGTCTTTCCTTCTGGCAGGACTCTTTCATCCGACTTCGTAAAAATGTCGGAGCAATGATCGGCTTAGCTGTATTGATTGTATTAGTGGTCATGGCGGCCTTCGGCCCGTATATGAATGAATATGGCCAATTTGAACAAGATTTGTCCAGGGCAAAAATGCCACCTAAAGTAGAAGCTCTGAGCTGGTTGGGAATGGACGGAACTTTGACTTCCGTACAAACGGCGGATTCTTTGGAAAAAGCAGAGCAGAATGCCTTGATGCGCTTCAACAATCAAGAGGAGTACATTAAGACAGAGGTCTTGAACGACGGTTCTAATGGGGAGCCGGCGAAAGTAGAAGCTACGTATGATGCTTATGGAGCAAAAAATATGGAAGAGAATTTCTGGTTCGGTACAGACGGACTTGGGCGTGATTTATGGACACGTACCTGGATGGGAACAAGGGTTTCTCTTTACATTGCTGTTTTAGCTGCAGCCATTGATATGTTGTTCGGTGTCGCTTACGGGGGTATTTCTGCTTACTATGGCGGACGAGTCGATAACATCATGCAGCGTATCATCGAAGTCATTGTCGGTATTCCGAACCTTGTGCTCGTTATCTTGATGATCCTGATCCTTGAGCCGGGCATACTCTCGATTACCATAGCGTTAGCGATCGCCGGCTGGATTGGAATGGCCAGGATTGTCAGGGGGCAAGTGTTGAAACTGAAGAACCAGGAGTTCGTCCTCGCTTCTCGTACATTAGGTGCCAAGGATAACCGTATTTTACGGAGACACTTGATTCCTAACGTCCTAGGTTTGATCATCATTAATACGATGTTCTCTATACCTTCTGCGATTTTCTTTGAAGCTTTCTTAAGCTTTATCGGTTTAGGTCTGCCGACACCACTGGCATCACTTGGTACGTTGATTAACGATGGATTTAATTCACTGCAGATCTATCCACACATTTTGTTATTCCCGGCAATTATAATCTCTCTAATCATGATTGCTTTTAATGTCTTAGCTGATGGTCTTCGTGATGCATTCGATCCGAAGATGCGCGAATAG